AGTCATCGCCCCTCCCACGTGAAGCGCCATATTGCCTGCTTCATGGATACCACCATGCGGCGCACGCCTGACAGCACCAGCAGTGCCCTGGAATTGAAGCGGCACTATCACGACCGCCAGATGGGTTTATTTCATTTCACAACTAGCATATTATGAGCACTAACCCCAGCAAAACGGAGGACAAGATATTGGCACTCTGGCTGATCGGCGGACTCGCGCTGTGTGTACTGTTTATCGTCACTCTCTTCAACACATTGATCGCCACGAAAAATGGCGTTGATAATGCCGCTGCCGGCGTGGATGCCATTCTCAAGAAGCGATACGATTTGATCCCCAATCTGATCGCGGCTGTCGAAGCCTACATGCGTCATGAGCGCAGCCTCCTCGAAGGGCTCACCCAATTGCGCACCCAAGCGCTGGCGACCACCGGGGAAGAGCGGCGCAAACTGGACAAAGAGTTCACCAAGCAGCTAGGGGGCTTGTTCGTGGCGGCGGAAAACTACCCAGACCTCAAGGCCAATCAAAACTTCCTGCAGTTGCAAGCAGCGCTCAATGAAGTTGAAGAGCAGATTTCCGCCGCGCGCCGTGCCTTCAATGCAGCTGTAACGGATTACAACAACTCCCTCGAAATGTTCCCCAGTAGCGTTATCGCGCGCCGAATGAAGTTCCAGCGGAAGGCGCTATTTGAGATCACGCCATTGGAACGCAAGAGCATCGAGGTGGCCCAGCTACTCGATCGCTAAGGGATCAGCTTGCTTCCT
Above is a window of bacterium DNA encoding:
- a CDS encoding LemA family protein; the encoded protein is MSTNPSKTEDKILALWLIGGLALCVLFIVTLFNTLIATKNGVDNAAAGVDAILKKRYDLIPNLIAAVEAYMRHERSLLEGLTQLRTQALATTGEERRKLDKEFTKQLGGLFVAAENYPDLKANQNFLQLQAALNEVEEQISAARRAFNAAVTDYNNSLEMFPSSVIARRMKFQRKALFEITPLERKSIEVAQLLDR